DNA sequence from the Oryza brachyantha chromosome 5, ObraRS2, whole genome shotgun sequence genome:
ataaaacatcacCTTGCATATTTGTGCACATTTGCTGCTTTCACTGAAACCAATCATTGTCTCTGCCGATATCTATAGTGGAGACACATTAAACAATTAAAACATTACCTTGTGATAGTCTGGTAGagaaatgaaagaaaattgggaaaaaaatcttacaatttTGACATAAGCAAAATCACTGTCAATGCCAACAGTGGCTGCCAAAGCCGATTTACCACTGGCAAGCAAGGTCAACATTAATGTGAATTGAGGTACTGAGTACTGACAATGCTTTTAAAGACACACGTTCTGTTTTAGTTACAATACCTTCCAGCAGGACCTTCCAAGAGGCACGTCACAAGTGGGCTACCTTTGCTAACTTTAACTTGCTCAACAAGTGCCATAGCTCTCTGATATAAGTGTCTATGTGCCTTGCCACAATCAACCATACCCCGTAGCCTGCATTTTTTCGCAAAGGTATATAAAATAGCATTAAATTTCTATCAAATATTCAGTCAAACATTAAAGAGAAATAAGAGATGAAATTAATGAATGAAAAAGGCATAATGTGCTAGGTTATCCTGAAAACAATAAATGCATTAACGCAAAGGAAGAAGCCCTATTGACTACTAAAGCCAACGAGGGAAGAGGATAGCATGCGCACAGCCAATGCTGACTATGAATTAGGAATTGCATTGTGCTGTGTCAAACTTGATAAGAAACAGATAGTCCCATGGGGCAcggataaatttgaatgatgAACCCAGAAGCACCAAATAAGAAACTGATCAACAAACACTTTGCTAAGGCAATGCTCAAGGTATCATAGCACAAACCTGCATCTTTCAAGGTCATCAGTGGAAGCACCAAATGCGGGAGTAATTTCATGAAGTGCATTCACAAAATCATCCATAGTAACCTTGATGCTTTCCTCATCCAAAGGTTTGGTGAGGTCATCCATGCTTATCTGCCTGTTTAAAGCAAATGAGACTGCACTTTTAACAACACCTTCCAGCTCTGCTCCACTGTAGTTCTTCGTCCGTGCAGCTTCATTCAGAAGAACATGTCACAATCAATCACATACAGCACACATCTTATAGAACAAGAAACTCCCACTTAGTTATATTAAAATGAATGTTGAAGTTCAGAACATTGctcaacaaataaatttttgaaagggGAAACTAAAACCTTTGAAGCTTGAGTAACAGGAGTAGCATGAGCTAACCAGTCCATTCCAAGAGAAACTTTACAACCATAGCTATAGCGAATGCAATGCCTGAAATCAATATCAATTCTCAAGGAACATACCTAGCTCCTGGAGATTAACATCCGGAGAAAGGAAAGAACTTTCTTTCATCTTATTGGTATGAATTTGAAGAATTTGCAAACGCCCATTTTCATCAGGCAGGTTTATCTCAATATGAACTTCCAATCGTCCAGGTCTGCAACAGATGAATCAAATGTCAATGAACACATGCAAATAGtaaacaaaactacaaaaagaAGACTCCCTTACAGTTTTAGGTCTACAATATCCAACATAATCAAGGTCTACCGTAACTTTCTGGATTACACAGTAAATGCAGACATGAAGGAGTTATGTTAAGATACTAAATGTATGGAAAATGAGACGTGATGATATTGGAAGGTGGAATCCAAGGTCTGGTGGGAAATTCTAGAGTCCATCAAAATAACGCACTGCTTCACAACCTCCCTGATGGACTTTGGCTCCTGGTGGCCGAGTGCTAGATCAAGAATCCAAAGCTCGCAGCAAAAGGGGCTTTGACATGGtggaaattctttttttttcttgaaaacacAGAAGAATTTTGCTTCATTTCATTAAGAAGAAAGAGATATTTACACTGAAAAAGCAAAGGGACAAACAAACTCCCTCTtcaagaaaaacgaaaaaaaaacaatggatGCTCTTGAAAGAGTGCAATAGCCAGGTCTTCAATGAAGAGAGCAGGACCGGACCCCAGTTATTGCAGAAGAAGCAAACCAATGGATAGCAGCAGGAGCGAAAACATCAAAGATGCTAGTTTAATTTCCTAGTTTTCTTATATCAGGTTGCAAATCTGTTGGGAGATCAAAGTAGTGTCTACGTTTCTTTCTCTTGGTTGGTCAGTCTAGATGCCTAGATTGGGATTGTTTCATTGTAACATTTCCTTCATCTTATTACAATGATATACAAACTTTTGGGACGTCAGATGGATTTCAGAATCCAGCTTGAGTGCATTTCTAGGGGGGTTTGCTAAATCAGTTTTCGCTCACCAGGTAACTCATTTGGTTCCATTGTTAAATTGATCTCTTCTCCGAATAATTGACAAAATGATCAGAGGGTCAGAACCTACCTCAGTAAAGCTTCATCAAGTAAATCCTTACGATTGGTCATTCCAATGAGCAGCACATTATTCAATGCCTCAACACCATCTATCTGAAATGCAGAGAGTTTGACCAGAACTCAAGCATTACATATGAAGAAGAAATACGTGAGTCCAAACTTCAAATTATGGGAAAAGATACCTTTGTGAGTAGCTGATTCACAATGCTATCATGTACACCCGTACCATCTCTGGTAGATCCTCTAGACTGCACGGTCaagagtttaattaattaaggagaAGTTTTCAGTTATTTTAAACAAGGTTGAAGCAATGTTACAATTAATGTAATCATACACAGTACGTTGGAACATAAGCTGGGGAAATTGCAAATTGAACTTCTAAGAGACAAAAGCTCTGCTCTAACCTAAGAACTTATGCATGACTAATCAAAGAAATTATTCGTTCTCATATTTCCGAAGCACTTAACGTAAGGCCACTTCACTTTGCGCTCACCTAATCTATGTAAATGGCCAAAAGCCTTATGAAATCAACGAGTAGGAAACAAATCGCTTTACATCTTGAGAAAGATAACGCCAAGAAGAAATACGCATGGAGTTTATTGAAGGAAACAGAACTTTACCTTGCAGATAGCATCAATTTCATCAAAAATGATAACGTGGAGGTCACTCTGATCACCTGtattgaaaacaaaatacagaAGTTAAGAGTTGAAAAGGGTCCATTCCACACAAAAATATCCAAAGGCTTTTACTGATGAAGAATCATGCCTCGTGTCCTCTGGTCATTTTCAGCATCAGCAAACAAATCCCTCACATTCTTCTCAGTTTCTCCAACAAACTTGCTCAAGACTTCAGGCCCATTTACAATCTGAGCTTGCAGAAAGGTATTAGACATTAAGTACGAACCTTAATACACAGATGACCAGGTTCTGGATTACCAATTACATATTATTGACTCTGGGAATTGCATTGCATATATTGTGTTATGATACACACCagttctataaaaatattttatgattcGTAACAATTTGACAGCATAAAATGGAATGTGATGCACAGCTTGATTAGCTGAATTCTTTCGAAGGACTTCTTTATTGAATTAGTATTCAAAATAGCAGAACTTAAAATCCAACAATTTAGGTCTTTTTTAGAGTTCTAGCAAATTATCATTTATCCATTCGTTTATCTGTGCTGGTGACTAAACCTTTTAAACTCAACTTACATATCTAATATCTTACATATTAAAGTATCCTACTGTTAAATGTCAGAAAGAAACAGGTATTATATACAAAGCAAGCCATTACATAAATATCTAGAAATTTTACATCGTATTCAATAATAAATTCCATACCATACCTTGGGTTCATTTCCGTTCAGCAGTTTCCCAATTTGACGAGCCATAAGAGTTTTGCCAGTACCAGGGGGCCCATAAAGTAATATACCTTTAACATGCTTGATGCCCAATCTGCAATATTTAGCCATTAGCAGAACATCACCTATTGTTTATGGTAGAAAAAATAGAGGAGATGCTGTTCTTACTTATTAACAACATGAGGAGGAAACACCCTTGAAGCAAATGCCCTTCGAAATATGTCTGTGAATTCAGCACTTAACCCACCAATCCCTAATTTTTCAAGGTTAAACTCTTTATGCTTGAAAAGCTTGCTGCTAGCAGCTTCCTTTTGGTTTATAACCTGCAGTAGAGTAATGGGCTTCGTTTGTGGTGTTTCACAAGctaaaaataatgttttacTAACATTCACTAAAAGAAGCTACCAAAAATATAGAAGGTAAGCAAAAGAACCTTAATTCCTGAATTAGGAGCAGCCTCAAATATGATGTATGTATCACTTGACAGGAATCCTCTGTCCAAAGGTGTGGAATTTTCTTGGCCCTCTAGCAAAGCTTGATTGAcagtaaatatatagtttgttcCACAAAATTCAAACGGTACTCTTTGCCCAGCTGTCATGACCTGTAGACAACACCATGGATCACCATTTTGGGTATTAGCTTACATTCATCCAGAATATAATTGTTCAAATAAGAAATCTTCTGCATAGCATGCATATTAAAGTCATTTGAATGGAAGAATTGAAGGAATAAACACTACTATGAGAAACAGTGCTAACTGACAATGGCATACCTGATCAAGAAATCTCCTCCGAAGTTGTTGGGCAAGCACAACAGCATCCAGCTGCAAAAGCAAGATCATGCAGATGAGATTACACTGACAaaacattaatcaaatttcCATTATATGAAGATTTAAAGGAACTTGCCTCCTCATTTCGGTTGGCTCTTGCCTTGGTATATTCTAGTTCTAATGTGAGCAATGCCAATTTGAAATCATTGGGAGGGGAGAAACTGCAGGAAAATATTATGATGACAAACAGCAAGACAACACATAATCATTTGAAATATTGATCTCAGCACACCGCTTCAGCTTCCAACCTGCTAACAGTGATGGAATCCCCAGCTGAAACCTTCGTTTGGCGACGCTGAATGGCATTCAAGGCGATGTTTCCAGCAGGAACAGCATCATGGGCCGTGGGTATTCATTAAGGATCACACATGAGAAGAGAAAAGTACAATTCCATAGGAAGGTAGGCACAGAACACTAAATTAAACACCTTACAACTGGAGATGATAAAATCACTACAACATTTCTCACGCCTACGCACACTACAACCATCACGGCAGCTGGTTTTTCTCTGTGCTGGTGGATTCGCACGGGAACCACTACCAGACCAGACCAGACCAGATCAAAAGCGCCAGT
Encoded proteins:
- the LOC102703038 gene encoding vesicle-fusing ATPase produces the protein MAGRNYHGAGGGGGMSMLVASTPGQELALTNCAYVSTNDARRFPNSLALVGDAFVFTLRAHDAVPAGNIALNAIQRRQTKVSAGDSITVSSFSPPNDFKLALLTLELEYTKARANRNEELDAVVLAQQLRRRFLDQVMTAGQRVPFEFCGTNYIFTVNQALLEGQENSTPLDRGFLSSDTYIIFEAAPNSGIKVINQKEAASSKLFKHKEFNLEKLGIGGLSAEFTDIFRRAFASRVFPPHVVNKLGIKHVKGILLYGPPGTGKTLMARQIGKLLNGNEPKIVNGPEVLSKFVGETEKNVRDLFADAENDQRTRGDQSDLHVIIFDEIDAICKSRGSTRDGTGVHDSIVNQLLTKIDGVEALNNVLLIGMTNRKDLLDEALLRPGRLEVHIEINLPDENGRLQILQIHTNKMKESSFLSPDVNLQELAARTKNYSGAELEGVVKSAVSFALNRQISMDDLTKPLDEESIKVTMDDFVNALHEITPAFGASTDDLERCRLRGMVDCGKAHRHLYQRAMALVEQVKVSKGSPLVTCLLEGPAGSGKSALAATVGIDSDFAYVKIISAETMIGFSESSKCAQICKVFEDAYKSQFGIIILDDIERLLEYVAIGPRFSNIISQTLLVLLKRVPPKGKNLLVIGTTSEVGFLESIGMCDVFSVTYHVPKLKKEDATKVLRHLNVFDEGDIDAAAEALDDMPIKKLYTLVEMAAQGPSGGNAEAVYAGEEKIDINHFFSILSDIIRY